Proteins found in one Bacteroidia bacterium genomic segment:
- a CDS encoding response regulator, with amino-acid sequence MSKTNILVVEDEGIVAKDIQNSLKKLGYHVPLVVSTGEDAVQAVEESNPDLVLMDIMLKGSLSGIDAANVIKDRYDIPVVFLTAYADESTLAKAKISEPYGYIIKPFKEIDLHTTIEMALYKHGKEMEIKKERDLYSAIITDKAAHDAVFVRSHSRLVRVSTKDISHVEALKDYVILHTPTTKYTVHSTMKDIQRALSGSDFLRIHRSFIVRVERIIAIEQPNIIIESGDKKITVPIGGSYKDDLMARLTFV; translated from the coding sequence ATGTCAAAAACTAACATACTCGTCGTTGAAGATGAAGGAATCGTAGCAAAAGACATCCAAAATAGCCTTAAAAAATTAGGCTATCATGTTCCCTTGGTTGTTTCAACCGGCGAGGATGCTGTGCAAGCTGTAGAGGAATCTAATCCCGATTTGGTATTGATGGATATCATGCTGAAAGGCTCCTTAAGCGGAATCGATGCAGCCAATGTTATTAAAGACCGGTATGATATTCCGGTTGTTTTTCTTACTGCTTATGCCGACGAAAGCACCCTTGCTAAGGCCAAGATTTCAGAACCCTATGGCTACATTATTAAGCCTTTTAAAGAAATTGATTTGCATACTACCATCGAAATGGCTTTGTATAAACATGGCAAGGAGATGGAAATTAAAAAGGAAAGAGATCTCTATTCGGCCATTATTACCGATAAAGCAGCCCACGACGCCGTTTTTGTTCGTTCCCATAGCCGCCTGGTTAGAGTTAGCACCAAGGATATTTCCCATGTGGAAGCGCTTAAAGATTACGTAATCCTTCATACCCCAACTACCAAGTATACCGTGCATAGCACCATGAAAGACATTCAACGGGCGCTTTCCGGTTCCGATTTTCTCCGTATTCATCGCTCTTTCATTGTTAGGGTAGAACGGATCATTGCCATTGAACAACCCAATATTATCATCGAGTCGGGCGATAAAAAAATCACCGTTCCTATAGGCGGTTCCTACAAAGATGATTTAATGGCCAGACTTACCTTCGTATAA